The DNA window GCGCGCACCGATCTGTTCTTCGATCCGGATCTGGCGCCGATGGACGGGCTGCAGGAGGCTCGGGAGCGGGCCAAGGCGTATGCCGCCGCGGGCGCTTCGGGATTGTTCGTGCCCGGGCTGGTCGATGCCCGCGTGATCGCGGCCTTGTGCGAAACGATCGAACTGCCGGTCAACGTCATGGTCGGCCCGGGCCTGCCGGAACTGCCGGCCCTGGCCCGGGCCGGCGTGGCCCGGGTGAGCTACGGCCCCGGCCCGTACCTGGCCGCGATGGAAGGCGTGCGCGCCGCCGCGCAGGCTGCGTCCGCGCCGAGCGCATGAACGCCGGCGCCGGGCGCGATGTCGCGCCCGGCGCCGGTGGTTCGTTACATCTCCACGATCGGCCCGTTCGGGTCCGGCGGCGGCGGGCAGCCGCGCTCGGGCGTGCAGACGCCGATCAGGCGCCAGGCGCCCGCGCGGCATTGGTAGAACGAGCCCGGATCGTAGGGATGATCGTAGGCGACCTGAAACAGATGCCCTTCGGTCGCCGCGGTGCAGGCGTAAGTCGGTTCCGCGGCAGCCGGCGCGGCCGAACCGAGGGCCGCGGCGAAAACGGCGAGCGCGGCGGCTTTTGCAATCCATCCCTTCATGCGGTTTCCTCCATTGAACGCCGCCGTGGTGGGTGTCCCGGCCAAACCGCGATCGCGCGCACGAACGGCGGCGCAACGCGACGCGTCTCCCGTTTTCCGGAAGCGGCGGCGGCCCCGGCGGCGGGAAAGCGCGACGCTAGCACATGATGCGTCGCATCATGGGACGAGCTCGGACCGGCGGCGCGTCGTCGTCGATCCCATGGAATTCGCGAGCCGGCGAGTGCGGCCGTCGCCGGTCCACGAGGCAGCAGGAGGAGGCGACATGCAGTTTCGAACCCGTCGGGCGATCCTGTTCGGCGATTGCGATCCGGGCGGCGTGGTCTATACGCCGCGCATCGCCCATTTCGTGGTGGAAGCGGGGCTGGCGTTCCTCTCGCACGCATTGGGCGCGCCGGCGGAACGCCGTTTGTTCTCGTTCGGCATCCTGCCGCCGGCGCGAGCGCTTTCGATCGAGTTCCTGCATCCGATGACCTGGGATGAGGCGATCGATATCGACGTGACGGTGGAGCGGTTGGGCGAGCATTCCTTCACCCTGGCGATCGCGGCCGTCAACGCCGAAGGCCGGACCACCTTCCGCGGCACGATCGCCCAGGTCGCGATATCGCCGCAGACCCGGCGACCGGTGTCGCTGCCGGACGAACTGCGAGCGGCGCTGGAGCGCGTGCGAATCGGCTGAGCCGGCGCATCGCGGCTCAGTCGCGCTTCGAATGGCATCGCAACCGTTCGCCGTAACCGCGGGCGAACCATCCACCCGATCACACTTCGATCCGATCCGCCGCCGGCGCGGCATAAAACAGCCGAGAACCGTCAACCGGACGCATGCCGGCGCGTTGCCATCGGCGTCGCCCGCGCACCGTGCGCCGACGACTCAACCAGGAGTTCAACGACGATGCTCGGAAAGGATGAAGCCATGCCTGCGGCGCGTTGCCGCCTGCGCATCGGCCTGCTGTGCGCCGCCGCGGCGCTGGTCTTGTTCGCTGCGCCCGCCGGCGCGTGCACGCCGACGCCGCTGCCGATGGGCGCACAGGGGCCGGACCTGTGCTACGCAGATCGAACCTGGTCGGAGCCGACCCTGGGCGGACGCGAGTTGCAGCAACAGTTCGACTTCTACCGGGCGCCGGCCACGACGCCGACCCCGCTGATCGTCTGGGCGCATCCGAACGGCATGAGCAAGGCCTTGCCGGCAAACTCGCCGATGCATCAGGCGCTGGTGGCGCCGGCGCTGCGGGCCGGATTCTCGTTCGCCTCGGTCGAATTCCGCCACCCGGTGACCAACGAGGCGCTGGCGAACAGCGATGTCGACCCGCGCGTGCCGCACTACGACCTGGCCTACGCACTGCAATTCATCCGCGCCAACGCCGACGCGCTGAACATCGACAAGCGCAACGTGTTCCTGGTCGGACAGTCGCGCGGCACCCTGGCGGTGTGGACGGCGCTGCAGGACGACTTGCGCGACCCGGACAGCACCGACCCGGTCGCGCGGCAGTCCACCCGCGTCAACGCGGTCTATGCGGTGAACGCGCAGACGACCTACTCCGGCGCGGAGTTCGCCGAGCGCTTCATCGTGCCTGCCGACCGGGCGAAATTCGTGGCCGCGTTCAACCGCCAGCATCCCAAGCACGCCCAGTTTGGCAGCGCCATCGCCAGCGTCAGCGCCGGCCAGAAACCGGACCCGCCGCTGCGGTTGATCTACGACAGTCCCGAGGTCGGGCGGCTGCTGACCCTGGAGCAGATCAGCCAGCGCGACCCGATCCACTATCCGGACTTCGGGCCGGCGCTGTGCACGACCTACGCACAGGCATTCGGCAACAGCGCGCGCTGCACCTACGATGCCGATTCGCGCTACCAGGGCGATCCGGGCGCCGCATTCGCCGGCTATGTCGATTTCTTCAAGAGGCATCTGCGCCCGTCCGCTTCCGGCGGCGAGCGTCCCTGACCGCGCCGCCGCAAGCCTCGGCCGTCGCCGAGGCGACGGCCGGCTCAGGCGACTTCGGCATCCAGCCTGTTCGCGGCCGGCAGGACCGCATCGGTCCGGCTGAGGCAGGCCGCGAGTTCGGCCATGAACGCCACGCGCAAGGCGTCGGCTTCGGCGCGGCTCAGGCATTGGTCGTCGCCGGTGTAGATGAAGTTCAGTTCGTCGTTCAAGGTGTAGGCGATCACCCCGAGCACACGGCTGGCGAAGGAATGCACGTAGATCCGCAGCCGGCGCACGCGCAGCGGCGAATCGGCCTGCAGCAACCGGATGTTGCCGAGATTGGAGAAGGAGAACAGGTTCCAGTTGCGGTTGCGGCTGATCGCATCGCCGAGGCGGACCAGGGAGCGGATCTTGGCCGCCGAGGGCGGGCGGATCATCTCGCAGAATTGATACTTGCCCGGGATGTCGTCGATGCCCTGAGCGACCTGGGCCAGGATGGTCCGGTTGAGTTCGCGCGCGGCGGTCCAGAAATCCGGATCGACGCTCTGCCGCGCCGGCACTTTGAAGCTGCCGCCGCCGAAAAACAGCATGTCGCTCTTGAGCATGGACAGGCGTTCGCGGCGGGCGTCGATCGGGCTTTCGATCCAGTCGGGCATCTTGCGCTGCAAGGTGGCCTGCTGGGCCTGGCTCAGCGCCAGCAACAGCGCGGTGTGCAGCGACACGCTTTCGGCCTTGCAGCGCTGGCGCAGTCCCTCGGTGAACTCCGTGCCGAGACTCCAATGGATGTGGATCTCGTGCTTGTCCACCGGACGCCGCGTCGGCGGAAGCAGGGCGAATACGGCATTGACCAGCCAGGCGGCGGCACGGCGCTTCCAGCGCTTGCCGTCGTCGAAGTCGCCGATCACGTCGGCCGGAGCGATGGCCTGGTAGGGCACCAGCGCCCGTTCGGAATGCAGGCCGTCGAGCAACTCGCGCACGATGGTCAGCTGGCTCATGCCGTCGCAGATGCGGTGGGTCGCTGCGACCAGCAGTTCGTGCTCCTCGTCCGAGCGCAGCCAGGTCAGGCGCAGCTGCGGCAGGTCGTGGACGAAGGGCGTGTAGGCCTCGTGCCGCCACTCGCGGGCCAGGGTGTCGTGGTCGGCGCCTTCGACGATGCGGATCGGCACCGGCGGCGCGCAGTCCATCTCGTACAGCAGTTCGCCGGCTTGCTCGCGGATCAGCATGCGCAGCGCCGGGTGCTTGCTCTGGACGCGATCGAGCGCGGCGCGCAATCGGGGCTCGTCCAACTCGCCGGCCAGGCTGAGCGCGAACACGACGTTGCCGTCGATCATGCGTTCGATCGTGGACATCTTGCGCTTCATCGTCGTCCTCGCGGGTGGGACTGCGATCCGGCGGCTCAGCGCCGGGTGCAATAGGCGTGGATGCGCGGGTGACGGCTTTCGAACGTGCCCAGGCGTCCCAACAGGCCGTCGACATAGCCGCACCAGATCGCCGCGACCTTGGCCAGCTTTCGCGGCTCGAACAGCAGCACGCAGACCGATTGGTGCACGGCCAACAAACCCGGCAGCCAATGCAGCGCCCACTTGCGCCGGTACAGGCCCAGCGCATGCACCGCGTTGCGGGCGCCGTAGTAGCGGCGCCAGGCGACGTGATGGGTGGTGAACATCTTGCCGTGACGCTTGATCGCGCCGGTGGTCTGGCGCATGGTCACGCCGGCGTTCATGTACACGGGAATGCCATGGTCGGATGCGCGCAGGCCGTACTCGATATCGATGTACTCGATGAAGTAGTCTTCGCGGAACGCGCCCAGCCGGCGGAAAGTCTCGGCCGAGAACGCCGAGCCGGACGAGATCACGAACAGCGACGGAAACAGGCCGCGTGGCTCGTCGTCGATGCGCCGCGGCTTGGGGAATCGCCGGCCCGGCGGGATCGAGGGCATGCACTTTCCGAGGTTGATTTCGTAGATCTTCGGCCCGACCAGGAAGGTGGGGCTGCCGGTCTCGGCGCAGGCGCGCAGCATGTCGGCGAAAAACCCGTCGGCGATGTCCGAGTCCTGGTCGAGCAGGAACACGATCTCGCAGCCTCGCGCCAGCAGCGCTTCGGTGCCGCGATTGTAGGCGCCGGCCAGGCCGCCGCGGTTGTGGTTGGCGATCACCGTGGTGCCGCCGCGCTGCAGCGCCTCGTGCAGTTGCGGGTCGATCTGCGGAGAATTGTCCACCGCGACCACATGCCGGCATTGCGCCCGCGCCTTGTCGAGGTTGTGCAGGAATTCGGCGGTGGGCTGGTAGAGCACGAAGATCAGGCCGAACGCGACGGCTTCGTCGGCGCCCTCGTCCGGGATCGGGGAGGTGGTCTGCGGCGCGGTGCGCGCAAGCGCCGCGGACTCGGGCTGGAGCTCGCTCATGATGGGCTGCCTTGCCGCGCCAGCATGCGCAGCCGTTGCAGAGTCAGGTCGCGGATGGCGTCGGCCTGGGCGCGGGGCAGCGACTGATCGTCCGACGTCAGGGCGAAATCGAGCGCTTCTTCGTCGCCGACGATAGTGACCAGGTTGGCCGGCGTCGGTGCGAGTGCGGCCGTAGGGCTGAGCACCGCCTTGAGCCGGAAATCGCCGTACTCGCGTGCCAGGTCGAGCTTGCCGAGGTAGGACAGGGTCACGCCGCGACCGCTGCGGCGCGAACGCGAGTAGGCGATCAGCCGGTCGAACAGCGGGTGCACCCGCTCCATGCCGAGCAGGTTCTCGTGCACCTGCGGGCCGAGCTCGCCGATCTTGGCGTCGATGTCCTTGCGCATGCCGCGGGCCACGGTCCAGTACTCGCCTTCGTCGCCGCCGAAGCTCTTCACGATCGCCGGCGACAACTGAATGGTCGGCGCCATCGCGAACAGGGCGTCGGCGCCGAGCTTGGGCAGAAATCGGCGCACATCGACCGGCAGGGAGAATTGTTCGATCGCGCCTTTGCCGAGGGTGTCGCGGAAGCTCAGCATCAAGGCCAGGCCGACGATGTTGAACACCGTCACCCGCTCCTGCCGGCAGCGCAGCGCCAAGGCCCGGTAGTCGTCCGTCGGCAGCTGCCAGCGGAGGGTATAGACCGTGCCGTAGCCGACCGCGGGGCCGATCCGGCGCGTGCGCACCCACAGCTTGAACAAGGCGGTCTTCCAGCGCAGCCGCCGCCGGATCGCGCCGTCGCCGAGCACGGCTTCCGGCAGCAGCGCGTCGACCTCCGGCATGGCCTCGTGGCGGCCGATGTCGCGCTCCGGGTCGTCGCACAGCAGCAACAATTCGCGCAACAGGGTCAGTACCGACACGCCGTCGCAGACGCAGTGGTGGCAGGTCAGCAACAGTTCGCTGAGTTCCGCGCCCCGCACCAGGGTGGCGCGGATCAGCGGTTCGCACCCGGCATCGAACAATTGGCCGCGTTCGCGCTCGCTTTCGCGTTCCCAGCGCCGGTCGTCGTCGCGCTCGACGATACGCAGCGGGATCGGCGGCGCCGGGTGCCGCTCTTCGAACCAGGGCCGCCCGTCGATCGCGACCACCACGCTGCGCAGCACCGGATGCTTTTGCTGGAGGCGGGCCAGGGCCTGGCGCAGGCGCGCTTCGGCGATCCTGCCTTCGATGCGCGCGGGGATCACGATGGCGACCGGCACCTGGCCGTCCAGGTACATGCCGCGTTCGAACAAACTCAGCGGGCGCTTCAGGGTCGCGCCGAGGGCGGCAGTGGCCACGGCGACGGCACCGGTCATGCGCTCTGTCCCAGCCATTGCAGCGACGCGTTGCCGCGTTCCTCCGGCGCCTGCTCCAACAGGCCCCAGCCGCGCAGATGGCGGATCGCTTCGGCGACGCCGTCTTCGGCGCGGATGCGCCGGCCCAGGTCGGCGGCGGCCTGCTGCATCGACGGCGTGTGCGCCTGTTCCAACGCGTCGGCCAGCGCCTCGGCGCTGAGTTGAGTGCGGTCCAGCGCGGCGGGCCCGGCGCCGATGCGGTTGAGCGAGTGCGCCCAGAACGGCTGATCGCCGTAGAACGGCACGATGACGGACGGGATGCCGGCCCGCGCCGCCGCTGCGGCGGTGCCGGCGCCGCCGTGGTGGACAGCGGCCGACATCAGGGGGAACAGGCGATCGTGCGGGGCCTGGCGTATGAAGAAGATCTGCTCGTCCAGGGCGCCGTCGGGATGGTCCAGTCCGCCCCAGCCGGTCGCCAGCAGCGCGCGCCGGCCGCTCTTGCGCACGGCCTCGATCACGGTCGCGGTGAATCCGGTCGCGTCGCTGGAGACCATGCTGCCGAAGCCGATGTAGACCGGTTTCGGGCCGGCAGCGAGGAACGCGCGCAAGGCATCGGAAGGCTGCCATTGGGCCTCGTCGAGGAACCAGTAGCCGGCGATCTGGACGTTCTGCGGCCAGTCGGCCGGCCGCGGCACCACATGGCGACTGAAGCCGTACACGACGCGGGTGCCGGCGTTCTTGTAGTAGGGCCCGTACCAGGGATACTTCTTCAGCCCGAGTTGCGGCCGCACGATATCGTTGAGGGCCGGCTTCATCACGTGCCAGACCAGGTGGCGCAGCAAGT is part of the Lysobacter firmicutimachus genome and encodes:
- a CDS encoding thioesterase family protein — encoded protein: MQFRTRRAILFGDCDPGGVVYTPRIAHFVVEAGLAFLSHALGAPAERRLFSFGILPPARALSIEFLHPMTWDEAIDIDVTVERLGEHSFTLAIAAVNAEGRTTFRGTIAQVAISPQTRRPVSLPDELRAALERVRIG
- a CDS encoding condensation domain-containing protein, with the protein product MSTIERMIDGNVVFALSLAGELDEPRLRAALDRVQSKHPALRMLIREQAGELLYEMDCAPPVPIRIVEGADHDTLAREWRHEAYTPFVHDLPQLRLTWLRSDEEHELLVAATHRICDGMSQLTIVRELLDGLHSERALVPYQAIAPADVIGDFDDGKRWKRRAAAWLVNAVFALLPPTRRPVDKHEIHIHWSLGTEFTEGLRQRCKAESVSLHTALLLALSQAQQATLQRKMPDWIESPIDARRERLSMLKSDMLFFGGGSFKVPARQSVDPDFWTAARELNRTILAQVAQGIDDIPGKYQFCEMIRPPSAAKIRSLVRLGDAISRNRNWNLFSFSNLGNIRLLQADSPLRVRRLRIYVHSFASRVLGVIAYTLNDELNFIYTGDDQCLSRAEADALRVAFMAELAACLSRTDAVLPAANRLDAEVA
- a CDS encoding glycosyltransferase family 2 protein codes for the protein MSELQPESAALARTAPQTTSPIPDEGADEAVAFGLIFVLYQPTAEFLHNLDKARAQCRHVVAVDNSPQIDPQLHEALQRGGTTVIANHNRGGLAGAYNRGTEALLARGCEIVFLLDQDSDIADGFFADMLRACAETGSPTFLVGPKIYEINLGKCMPSIPPGRRFPKPRRIDDEPRGLFPSLFVISSGSAFSAETFRRLGAFREDYFIEYIDIEYGLRASDHGIPVYMNAGVTMRQTTGAIKRHGKMFTTHHVAWRRYYGARNAVHALGLYRRKWALHWLPGLLAVHQSVCVLLFEPRKLAKVAAIWCGYVDGLLGRLGTFESRHPRIHAYCTRR
- a CDS encoding condensation domain-containing protein, giving the protein MTGAVAVATAALGATLKRPLSLFERGMYLDGQVPVAIVIPARIEGRIAEARLRQALARLQQKHPVLRSVVVAIDGRPWFEERHPAPPIPLRIVERDDDRRWERESERERGQLFDAGCEPLIRATLVRGAELSELLLTCHHCVCDGVSVLTLLRELLLLCDDPERDIGRHEAMPEVDALLPEAVLGDGAIRRRLRWKTALFKLWVRTRRIGPAVGYGTVYTLRWQLPTDDYRALALRCRQERVTVFNIVGLALMLSFRDTLGKGAIEQFSLPVDVRRFLPKLGADALFAMAPTIQLSPAIVKSFGGDEGEYWTVARGMRKDIDAKIGELGPQVHENLLGMERVHPLFDRLIAYSRSRRSGRGVTLSYLGKLDLAREYGDFRLKAVLSPTAALAPTPANLVTIVGDEEALDFALTSDDQSLPRAQADAIRDLTLQRLRMLARQGSPS
- a CDS encoding glycosyltransferase, producing MSTRAPIAIFTIGTQGDIRPLVALGQGLRSAGYPVRIVTSGHFSELVRGAGLEPYPLASDFHAMLHADRSIADRGLNMREMARVFRRQYAQWARSWVAEGRAAIEGAGLLMGVGNSTLLAKSLAEAHGIPFVAAQLQPLTPSRLMPPVVLAGKKRNLPPLLNVASYHLLRHLVWHVMKPALNDIVRPQLGLKKYPWYGPYYKNAGTRVVYGFSRHVVPRPADWPQNVQIAGYWFLDEAQWQPSDALRAFLAAGPKPVYIGFGSMVSSDATGFTATVIEAVRKSGRRALLATGWGGLDHPDGALDEQIFFIRQAPHDRLFPLMSAAVHHGGAGTAAAAARAGIPSVIVPFYGDQPFWAHSLNRIGAGPAALDRTQLSAEALADALEQAHTPSMQQAAADLGRRIRAEDGVAEAIRHLRGWGLLEQAPEERGNASLQWLGQSA